From a region of the Dictyostelium discoideum AX4 chromosome 2 chromosome, whole genome shotgun sequence genome:
- the tgrK3 gene encoding immunoglobulin E-set domain-containing protein: MTLKTILFLTFLVLFFSTAYTIEKPWVTEVIYNETSLVFKYFKDQPYISRLVMYKDRETQYFDCTLIIDDHRYCVFHSDLPFSRLWGSLESMVCSRDVSSPKVDCLSYRIIDVSYVKPININFTRLPPTSGGDIVINGNFLRFVGGPNKLYNSISHSNPLEVKGDFSYPSFNCNSITVSFPPGSGPFEVYSIDRIGGEYLTSYEPPKISSFILDPSKQIITIDGDNFFTDSSLVQVYFDEILQQNISITISHTQIQVKHFIRTDPGPMSTRITVDQVSTQNNYMI; the protein is encoded by the exons atgacattaaaaacaatattatttttgacttttttggttttatttttttcaactgcttatacaattgaaaaaccTTGGGTTACAg AGGTAATTTACAATGAAACTTCATtggtttttaaatattttaaagatcAACCTTATATTAGCCGTCTTGTAATGTATAAAGACCGAGAAACTCAATATTTCGACTGTACTCTCATTATTGATGATCATAGATATTGTGTATTCCATTCTGACCTTCCTTTTTCGAGATTATGGGGCAGTCTAGAGAGTATGGTATGTTCAAGAGATGTATCAAGTCCAAAAGTGGATTGTTTATCCTATAGGATTATAGATGTTTCATATGTGAAaccaataaatattaattttaccaGACTTCCTCCAACATCAGGGGGagatattgttattaatggTAATTTTCTAAGATTCGTTGGAGGTCCTAATAAACTTTATAATAGCATTTCTCATAGTAATCCATTAGAAGTTAAAGGAGATTTCTCATATCCATCATTTAACTGTAATAGTATCACTGTTTCATTTCCCCCAGGTTCCGGACCATTTGAGGTGTATTCTATTGACAGAATAGGTGGAGAATATTTAACTTCTTATGAACCGCCAAAAATTTCAAGTTTTATTCTGGATCcatcaaaacaaataataacaattgaTGGTGATAACTTTTTTACTGATAGCTCTTTGGTTCAAGTTTATTTTGATGAAATCCTACAACAAAATATAAGTATTACAATTAGTCATACACAAATTCAAGTGAAACACTTTATTAGAACCGATCCTGGCCCAATGTCTACTCGTATTACTGTAGATCAAGTTTCGAcacaaaataattatatgaTATAA